Genomic DNA from Lactuca sativa cultivar Salinas chromosome 8, Lsat_Salinas_v11, whole genome shotgun sequence:
agttatatatatatatatatatatatatatatatatatatatatatatatatatatatatatatatatatagattataattattgattatatattaaattgttgagtaaattacacgaatgatccctatggtttaaggtaatttacgtgtttggtccttaacttatttttttaactcggaaggtccatactgtttgtttttgttacacgcttggtccctatcttacctagaAAGACTTTATgcctttgatttttttaatttatttaaataaacacacccttaATCTCACCCTCTCACCTTACCTCGCTTATCCCATCATTTTTCCctctttaaataatagtctttttaggtaagacagggaccaaacgcgtaacaaaaacaaacagtaggggccaaacgcgtaacaaaaacaaaccatagggaccttccgagttaaaaaaaataattagggaccaagcacgcaaattaccccaaaccatagggaccattcatgtaatttactctaaattgtTATCTTAAAAGTCATACCTTACAAATTATGTGACTCACTACAACCATCAAAGCTTTAGGTTTGATATTGTCGTCAAATCATCATCTAACTTAATTTAGAACATTGTTATTGTGATGGGTGATTACGTTTTTTGTGTATGTATTTGGTTCAAACTCCACAATGATGTCGAAGAAAGACAAGACAACAAATATTATTATTGCATCTTTAAAAATGCCGTCTTTAATTTTATTCCAAAGGAAAAAGGCGGGTTTGATTGTTATTCGATTCTAACATGTCGATGTCAATGAAATGACCCTTCTTCCTCCAAACCCTCTCACTTTGTTATGCTCCTTCTATTATGTTCTTGCAACTCTCTTGGTGTAGATGGCTGTTAGACAAAAACTCCAAAGATGTGGTGCACTTGAATTTTAGAAGCCAGCATGTAAATTTTGGACCACATATTTACAGAATATTACTCCATATTGTACATAAAGACCCCGTAATTGACAAGTCTTTGTTCACTCACAAACACACCACATATATTCATGAGGTCATTAATTTAATCTAAAGCTCATAAGAAGAAAACATTTTCTTAATTGAGGCATCACTATCCTTCTATCTGCATGCCTTATGAGCTGTTTATGATCTGCAATTAGCTAATATTCCAAAACACGTTCAAATTCAACACTCTCAAGAGATAGTGACACTCGACCCCATATTGATCTCAACTTGgtatatattgattatttattataacaaaactgCAAGTTGAGCCGAGTGTTTCGTTAGTGGGATAGTGGTTCGTTTGGAGAACGACAACATTTTTCTGTCGTTTTCAAGTAAATCACCTTTTGCTTAGATTATCGATAATGATCACCACCTTCCTCAACATAGTCTCAAACAAATTAATGACAAATGGGTTTGGGTAAAGCTTTTTTGTGAACAAAAAAGTggatatatataagaaaaaataaaaaggtTAATTTATATACATGTGTAATTCTTGTAACGCCACGACATGTCCACCTGTTAACCTCTCCAGCACCAGAATCCGCCACCTAGCTCCTCCTCCCCATCTCTCTCATGATATATATCCATGGCAAGAACCTGATTGAAGTAGCTAGGATAAGAAATAGCAATCAAAAGCAATGGCGGACATGAGAGGAAGCGGTGTCATCTGTAATGAGAGTTGCGGCTGTCCTTCGCCTTGCCCCGGCGGTGTTGCATgcaggtctctctctctctctctctctctctctctctctctctctggagaTTGAGTTATGTAGTGAGTTGAAGGAGATATGATATATAATGAATATGTGGTGCAGGTGCAAGAGTGGTGGCATGCAGAGCAGCGGCGGTGGGGACGAGGAGCACAAGAAATGTTCATGCGGTGAGCACTGCGGATGCAACCCTTGCAGCTGCTCCAAAGAGTCGGCCTCCGGTGGCACAGGAAAGGCTTTCTGCAAGTGTGCTGATGGTTGCACCTGCGTCACTTGTTCATCTTGAAGATTGGAAAGGTCGACCTAGTTGATCAGTTTATATTAGCTAGAGAAAATAACAGCCTATTCCACCCTAATATATATATTTAcgttacatatatgtatttatataaataaatgttATGTGGGTTGGACTGAATCTGTAAGATTATGATCCTAACCGTTTGGATGTTGTAAATGGGATTAATTTTGTTGGTAAACATCGCATGCATGATGAACGAATCTGTAAGATATAAGAGACATAGAAAATATGTTAGTTTTTGTGATTTCTTTTACACATCTTTGTATAAAGACAAAAGACTTGAAGAATGTTATAATTCAGAAGATGAACAACATTTCAACATAAGAACACTACCAATAATACTAATCGAAATAGAttaggaaaaaatgtgaatttttgtTGATTGAAGAAAAAATGGTTACGTTACTCTTAAGCAAATCTCTTTGATCGCTCAAAATATTGGGGAGATTGTAAAAATGTTGTTTAAAGTGAAGCACGAATAATTTTAAGAGTTAAAGGTGGGCTTGAATGATATGTAGAAGCCCATGTGGACAGCCCATCATCACAACAGTCTTCAAACTTCAATGTTCAGTACAAAGATAGAGTCATTTAAAAAATTTGAACGAATTTATTGTCGTTTGTATTGTTTTGTATAAATAGACTTGTGTGGGTTTCATGATACTATTATGatcattattattttttgttttgtataaATAGTCCTCAGTTGTGTGGGTTTCATGATACTATTTTCTGTTTTAGTTTTTTTAACCATAAAGTAGCGTACTTCTAAAAACTATCCGTGTCTAACACATTACCTTTCAATTGGGAAAGTCGTGTGGTTCATGATACTATTCAAAACGCATTTTAATATTGCAAAATTGTATAATCGGTTATTTTCGCAATCTCAAGAAGTTTTTTAGTTCATATAATATTCTTTTTCAAATCTCCTGTAGATTGATAATCTCGTCAATAGTGCGCATTCTCGTTATATGTTTTTTTACTCCACGTAGAGAGGTGTGGGTTTTACTCCATTTTTCAATCCTATTATCTATTATTAGGTTAattcaaatttcaattttttgTCATTATGTTGAAAATTTTGAAGATACCAATTAGGTTTGTTAAATTAAGGAGTTAGGGTTAACAATTACTGATTATTTGTTGTTGAAACTTAGAATCAAGTTATAGTTGATATATTTTGATTGTAGGTTGCTATTTAATCATTTGTTGTTGAAACTTGAAATCAAGTACTCAGTCAACAGCTAGCTTCTCACAGACAAcgactcccaacattcttaacctatcaatgtgtgacttcatctctaagacgtgtacacacTAACTTTCCTTTTTCATGTTTACTTgctaaaagggcttgagtgagcttgaacttttcatgCCTTTGATCTTGTagtttagggagaataataggaggtggtggaggaagtgaagcatgatctcttgttcctcgattgaatcgtggaatatcatcttcatgtggaaagcttgttccaagagatttgggaagaccatagttgtcgtactttgacatctacaaaatgggagaaaattcaagttagttgattgattgattgattgagtccttaacaaatcacccaaatgagatattaaggctaggacccaacacaatactctacaacttgggagagggatgtcgttacccaaattgcagaacatttgaaggtaagtgaatgatgattcactaattttccaccatgaaaaacgaaaaagagattaagttttaaatgtattgaaaactcctagatcctttgagattcattgaacttttcaatgacatatttaaatctcgatatgtccctcgatttgtgattgggatgccgatgatcacaaaacagggtgtgaataaccatgcaaacttacatggtgcccccaatgttacagtcatttattaactctcttttaattatacacttaattaatttaataaaaccataagggtgcaatttgaacttttaaaaaattagggttttagaatttagcattttaaaattaaacttttaattaaatttaaattccaaaacttgagggcaagttttgaaacatttcaaatcattagtgtttagaatttaaatatttcaaaattaaacttttgatCACAAATTTAAATgggtaaatgacacaaaaaacactatttttacacagaaattcgattttgacattgtgttattttttgtgtcaattttgacactgtgttttccaattcgttataattctgaccacttgaccggttaaccaggttacatgctgacgtggcatgatgacgtgtcagttttgatgacgtggcatgctgacatgatatgctgacgtgtcaaaattgattttttttccacaaaaaacactaagttttcactttttttttttattttgacactaagtttaattttttatttcaattttgacactatgttttttttgttccaatcgaacatcatttatcgaattttgttcaattttgtctattttccatttgaaaccgtataaatatatttttttttattacattttaaaccgtataacatatttttttcgtttaaaaaccacatttttatttaaatacaaggtgttttttttcttacattcaaagcattagttatatcatgagaatcaaactaaccataagcttctaataagatgtaaaaatttgatgggttgcaaacttgatatccAAATTTTGATCAACTACACGCCTATAAACcttcaaacacattttaaagttgcatattaatataaaatacaatttttatatagttaatacatatttatacataaaaatatggtttgagtgtaaaaaaatgtatttatacaaaactatggtttttaaatgaaaaaaaaaacatatttatacggtttaaatgtattaaaaaaatatttatacgatttcaaatagaaaattgtcaacattgaacaaaattggaaaaaatgatgttcgatttggaacaaaaaaacatagtgtcaaagttgaaagaaaaaattaaacgtagtgtcaaaatcgaaaaaaaatgaaaacttagtgttttttgtgagaaaaaaattcaattttgacacgtcagcatatcatgtcagcatgccacatcatcaaaactgacacgacatcatgtcacgtcagcatgcaacctggttaaccggtcaagtggtcagaattgtaacaaattggaaaacacagtgtcaaaattgacacaaaaaaaacagtgtcaaaatcgaatttctgtgtaaaaagagtgttttttgtgtcatttacccaatttaaattccaaaacttgagggcaagttttgaaacttttcaaaactatcaagatcaaattacaaataattaaaattaatcaaataattgataattatctaaatttgacctaattcaatttcttactagataattcaaaaacaaaattacaaataattaatatttatcttataaaacaagtaattatcttacttttgacaattatcttctattttggtaaggataatcatcaaatattgataaaattcagattttattgATGAAAAAcggttttggtaattatccttcagcaaaaatagcaaaaatcccgattttccctctgtctgactcccagactcgccgagtcactgtttggactcgtcgagtccagcaagTGACTCCCCGAGTTCAGTCGGGCAAAGGGCAGAAATCGATTTTTCAAGCAATGGATGAACATGTAAACATcaaatacaacagaaaccaatcaaggctctgataccactgatgggttttagacaaaagaacatcctatgtgctcatgcaaaccctaaggcttggatctaggtttctttattgtacatgcaattcatccaagacttataaaccctagatcttgcATACTAATTTCGAAATTGACATGTATGAATAGATATAGATGATTACTTCTTGTAGAATGGcttgaatctcttcaatcttctttccttggagcttagagtcacaaatgtcactcctctaatggtttacaaacaccaagagcaagagaatgaCTAATGAGAAGGAGGAGGATCACCAAAAACATCCTAGGGTTCTTCTAAAAGAgttcaccatgtttttggggtgataagggtctttatatagtgaggcgattagggttatcaaacaaggaaaccctaatttgactgcttagacTCCAAGCAACCAATGGACTGTAACGCCTggttttcagggctaagcatttttgacgatgtaatagtctaggtcaactattgtaactctttttgatgtaataaagatgaaatattttaattctatgtgaattatgtgtatttgtgtgcttattactttattataaatatataattaataaaagataaaaataagcgtcaaaatttaaagtgtgagataagcccgatatagTGGTCGAataaggattccggggatataaagaacgccgaaattcgagttataacgaagaagttcatcttctgacttctaaaatctgtaactttcacatacgacctctatttttgatgttctttatatccacgcgtaggtaaaagtaatatctacaactttcatttttactctgtcggctaattctcgaccgatcttaaatttaacagtacaaggagattatattgttaaacgtccgcgtaaaattcataacttctacatacggactctgttttcttttgtatttttaccgttgagttcctattaatgagatcttcaactctcagaGGAggcgtgtggttgcagaggcaaactACAAACCACGTTTGCGGTACACCAATTCAGAGGAGGCGCggttcattggtggaacactctggggaagactctaagccccaatgagcccctgcaactaacgtgggcagagtttttggtgcagttcaaacgtaggtactactcagcccaaaatctgctcgagctagaaaaccaattacttaccttgaagaaaggaagcatgtctgttgatgaatacaccaacaacttcacagagaagatggagtttgccttacgtcttgttccggatgagctgacgaaaatcgacaagtacgcaaaaggacttccatgggaatatgcagtgccagtacgtcaggcacctactttggaggcagctatctaggctgccaagtcggttgaggagatgatcaagggaagagccgccaacaagaccgaggttggcgaaaagaggaagtttgagaggtctacgaagcccgatgagagaagcaagtccagtacaaggaagtttaaaggagaagggagtgaagaaagatggcgcgagaagtgcaaaaagaaacactctggaaaatacggtgaggaggtgacttgtttcaagtgtgggaagcatgggcattacgccaacgagtgtaaattcaataaaagggtatgttatgaatgtaatgaggaagggcacttcaagcaagattgcccgaTGAGAGAGGGGGATAAAAAGCCAAATGTGCCACCAAAACCAAAgacaagagcatttcaaatgatccttgacgaagcagatgacaatacGAGGATTCAAGAGTGAAGGCTTGACATCCGAAGGTCGAGTTATGAAATAaccatagaatcatatgatgtagcctattagaggcatagtctagggtgaacttgaacacctatgtaatagtttcaaggagtaataaaccttcgttttgatatttgatgtgttaagctgttatgtgattttcttgtgtggtgacttggaaaactgcgggacaatacttggggcgagtatgagtaggtgtgaatggtagtagaggcctatactaccggaagcacaagaatcacacttggatcagggaaagtcacaaggttaccaagaagctagtaattgatttcgttttattcaagtatgtcgttaccatagtttcggtaatgactaataagattgttgttatcccgaccctagtggtcatatcacattgagtccgactacgatgagtaggttacgtggttcaaagaaccaagtttgatgtagcgtccgacttaaaccaaacgattgaaatcaaagcgatcaatagaagtatcacgctcgttgttaaagaagttggtagctagaaatgctacatgttaaaatgtgattatatcacattagaccatgaaggaaggcatattccattctggaatttgactctaagagacctgagtctaagcgttcctacatacgatgataggtcattagaatatgacacatcggtcaattGTAGTAAATCAAATTGacttatcctaagtttgttaagaagaagaaggagtctctgataaagaATGAGGCTGTGACACGAAGttcatgattgaaagtctaacgagcaggtgcaagaccgagcactgcctgcagtcaaggagtccaagagttagatactcgttcaaagttcttcagaaggttgggaaccaagcttacaagctggaattgcccgaagaactcgatggtattcataacaccttccatgtgtgttatctgaggaaattcacgggagaagttcccgacataattccaatctcagagttaaggatggatgagaataagaggccgATCGAAGAGCTTGAGGCAATTATTGactgtaagactaagaagttacgacgcaagatggtcgacttagtgctagtctgatggaaacattcgaatgggccgaatctcacctgggaaacagaggatgacatgatgagtcgttaTCCACATCTATTTGCttatgcatgattccgggacggaatcatcctaagggggagagaattgtaacgcccggttttcagggctaagcatttttgacgatgtaatagtctaggtcaactattgtaactctttttgatgtaataaagatgaaatattttaattctatgtgaattatgtgtatttgtgtgtttattactttattataaatatataattaataaaagataaaaataagcgtcaaaaattaaagtgtgagataagcccgatatctttacataaagttgtaggggtcgaaacaaggattccagggatataaagaacaccgaaattcgagttataacgaagaagttatggctcgccgaagttttacggcaaaaccggcacgacaccgggagacgtaaatagtgaatttacgatggaggaatttttagccttagtgatctaaactaaagttgtagtatatgttaaatcgagaacatccataaaaagaacgcccaaatccgacttcgtatgaggaagttatgatttttctaagattcggcttagcaatgcacgacccgaaactcgaattttagttcgagcggtttttgacttacgcgacctaaatgagagttgaagatctcattaataggaactcaacggtaaaaaacagaagaaaacagagtccgtatgtagaagttatgaattttacgcggacgtttaacaatataatctccttgtagtgttaaatttaagattggtcgagaattagccgacagagtaaaaatgaaagttgtagatattatttttacctacttgtggatataaagaaagtcaaaaatagaggttgtatgtgaaagttacagattttagaagtcggaagtgtgttgtgcgaaaatgggtgatgtggcacaatcttggtcattgctttctccccaagtcttgccactagatggtgacatgtggcaccaagttcggccaattttcaccctataaatagaacctctcccaccctcattttcttcacacctttctcattctttcttctctttactctctctctctctctctctagaacctctctctaccCCCGaaacccccgaaaagcctagggaacctccctagcacgaggcggaagccccggagtgctcgaaggctccgagaagaagagcttttcggctcgagaacgctgctccaagcaaagcccggttttctataaaacccgctgtaagtgagctacgtctacattatttttaatatattgtttatttaattatagtaacgttattaggaacttataacaaatacttgggctattattatgggttatataagtattgtttgacgcttatataatagtaataatagctagactattaattagtctcggcgaataataaactaaactctagtgttaataatactaggtttcgtcggaggaaattatttttaagaaacgaagcgttgtctgagttcagattcaccaccttttcaggtgagtgcatagttactttcatcttacacatagatatgaagtattttatatacattacgtgctacgtgtgcatattgtctgaatacttgctgtctatgctggatgaacgattttatacatgttttaaatgatttaaattgtatatgtattttatatctacaaaatatgttgggtaaaacatgagtagatgaCTGATGAGGGATGaaggctgaaatagaggaacattagtagtgtggacctagtgccctataggtgaacattggcagcaatggacctagtaccctatagatgagcactgacAGTTGCGCCAAAATCTGTAGATCTTTTAGATCTACGATAAACATCCTAGCAGTTgggctctaaggatagtatcggcaacTGCGCGTAATAGAGAATATTATATGTAACATCCGAATTCCCAggtaaattatttattaatttatttttttggaatttttgaaggaactcggcgagttggtgccaagactcgccgagtagggtcgcggatgttcatccgggttcacgtctggactcggcgagtacataggtggactcgacgagtccacgctgtttaatgaagccctaatttacagggtttgggacctatttaaagttccttatggccgtcatttacGACTATCACACCCCAGAGAGAGACCTAGATCGCTTGTGAGGAGAAGAGAGGCCATTGTTGATCATTTGTTGGTGTAATTTGAAGGGAAAgctgaccaaggcaagaggaggctgaaggaagtgcaaatctagtgACTTAAGAGTTCAAaggcttcatattgaggtattccttcggactttctccagttttgggtgttgattcatagagttagggttttcaaaccctttGGAAGATGATTACCTAGAGTATTTGGTCCCTTAtcgagtttgtgctttggatcaGGACTCAAATAGGTCCAGAGGCCTTAACccatggagctttatgagtcattttggggttattggacttaggttaccatttttggggctaaatcaccatttgagGCCATCATGTTGATATATAAGCATCAagattcgaactttacgtgactttcatgcttgggaaggccagatttATGGATTTGGGgcacggatctgacctcaggaggtcaatagagtttgtgcatggcatgaactcgccgagttgttcttgagactcggcgagtggggttagggtttcacgtaaatcactcagtgagtagacttgccgagttgagggataactcagtgagtcagaagggggttagaggactggggttcaaggcggtactcgccgagttattcttgagactcgacgagttgagtcggggtggccccgcgattcatgccaggtgtgactcgtcgagcatggggagggactcgacgtaccaAACGGGACTAAAAGAGTTAGTGAACACGTGTATacttgccgagtcacccaagtgcactcgacgagtcgggtcaaagtttgaccgttgatttttgttgacttttgttgacttttagggtttgatcagcaatgtggcctttgggccaagagaggggtaaaatggtcttttacccttaagagggtgccatgagagggttgagtctagtctcgagagttatattcatgagagtatttgccttatgtgatagacggtggcgagttcgagattcaagtgtgaggataTTTGCTTTctacttgccaggtgagtcttttcactatactttacctagagtggtaacagagtcatatgacagagttattgtatgctatctatgtgatgtgtggcaccgcattatttctatgtgacttatgttgtgtgtatatcagagataggaccagaaggtccacagagctaggaccagagggtccacagagttagggcccaagggcccactgAGTTATAgcatcgagtggctaatatgtgctatatgtgatgtTTTTAGTATTATGTGCCAgtatatttgtatgctatttatatattgagatttattgtgatatgtgatatgcatgattcagagttaggacccttgggtccatagagttagggccataGGGCCCACTGAGagctgggactggagggtcccactgagacacactgaccggagggtcaacggagattatagcctcgagtggctaatatgtgttagagtgatattttggggaactcactaagctttgtgcttacagtgttttgtgttatgtgtttaaggtTATCACatgatcacgggacggcaccggctcgattgtacacaccagaggaagcgtttattttgaggatcctggtttattaattgattgaacaaaagagtcatgtattgtaaattaaacaaaatggagatttttgtgaaaagtgttaaagagataaacgattttaaatgaaaaatttgttttgaaaatttcggtgttacattaTAACCATGACAATAGCGTCTAAAGGACTATACCGGCAGATGCGCCtcgtagagaatgtcacaattttggcagttgcgcctaagtgacataactagcagctgtgcttgacagatgtgtcattgataacgatggaattcgtacctattccttaggataatccttaggaatgaatgaacgagaaataactgattcttagggtagatcctaaagaataaagaagataacggggatgagtaatggggtttaattgtttgattgtttaaacataataattatattattgtgggttgaaaaccctatgtacttaccaggtttcccaacctgacccactccagcttatttatatctcaggtgttgatatgaagtcacattacactgagagattaaagcaTAATAAATTCCCTAATCAGTCATTGGGTCCAAATATAACTCCCTTTTGGCCTAAACTTCTAATTCATGTCCCAAGGCAAGGTTTCCTAATCCTTGGCCTATCGGGTCTCTTTCTCCCAAGGCCCAACTCCTAATTAAATTAAGGCCCAAGTCCATCCATTTTAGTTTCAAGGCCCAATACCATACATCCTAGGTCTAGGCCTAAAAGCCTTACTGCACAGTGGGTCATGAGGCCCAACAAATCCAAGC
This window encodes:
- the LOC111910588 gene encoding metallothionein-like protein 4B, which gives rise to MADMRGSGVICNESCGCPSPCPGGVACRCKSGGMQSSGGGDEEHKKCSCGEHCGCNPCSCSKESASGGTGKAFCKCADGCTCVTCSS